Part of the Benincasa hispida cultivar B227 chromosome 12, ASM972705v1, whole genome shotgun sequence genome is shown below.
aTGACTGGatatcatatttttttctttaatagtctccccaAGATTTATAGCATCCAGTGGATTTCGACATCAAGTACCCATGGTAAAcaattattgtcgttaatatcaagggcggcaaattctaattttgtgagatttgtcatgttAGCACTATCATAAtatattgtacttatgttagaaatttaataaatattgaatatgcaatataacattaaatttattaattagaatGAAGAGGGAAAAATCGACATACTTTTAGAACCTACCTTTAACGGGAAAAACGGCAGGAGCTTGTGTTGTTAacatgttgtgaatttgaggagcataACGGGAACACAAATagtgagaaaatataatataataatatatttatacaataattttaaatatataaaataaaataactaaaaatataaaataattaaaattataaaattggataatataaaaattagtggaattttgtagtgaaattttcaccaatgtatgtgtgatattaagatccaccaaatgccactatttaaaGGCAAAGTGGTAAGTAAGATGTGGACTTACAtagacaccaaacatgaataattacaagacaTAGACAACATGAAGGGTGGCACATACTTTGGAACACTAAGCAATAGACatctatttataattataatattcataataagcATAAACTTTTGCATTTTTTATGAGAACTTTTGCATCATTCAATAATTGTACTTCTGTCTTTAGAATCAACCTTTTTAGGTTCCTATTTCTTTTGGTCTTCAATTTACAATAAAAAGacatcaagttttttttttttaattgtaaaattttagtttttgtaggACGAAGATGTAAACCTTAATACATATTATTTATTAGTTCAGCTATGTTTATTTTAATGGTTAAAATTTAGTTGATAAttgttaatatatttaaaattttaattctaaaaaattttagaCAAGATCATATCAATTACCTTTGAGTTAAACTTACCTTGACAACAAAGAAAACACATTTGCTCattgtatttttattaaatatatgatttagTCACTAAATTTTAGTACATCataatttagtaattatacttttaattttgacatAATTTAGTCAATATTTTTAGTGACGTAATAAAGTTAATATAATGAACCAAGTTACTACCCAATTAAAAAGTACATGAACAAAATGTTATTGGAACAAAATAATTGAAGTTGCATTGAGAGAATCATGTATCTAGATTTTGTAAAAAGTTACCTTTGAACTTTAAAGAATATCATTAAGAGGTTTTTTTCGTAacaataatttcaatttattttctataatcTGTAAAGTAGAAGAATCAAATATTTGAGTTGAAGgttgataatataaatttaatatcacttTAAATCTTcgtaatttattatttaaaaaagatatttatTGCGTGAAAATGCGAGGAAGCAAGAAGGAAAAGATTGTGCGAGTGAGTGTATGGGTGGAAGTGGCCAAAGTGGGGTTTGAATTTGAGAAAAAGTAAGATAATGATAATAATGAGACGACagtgaaaatatatatatataattccaaATTTATCGAACTTCACCGatttaaaaatggaaattaaaaggaaaaaaaggacgAATCATATGTAAGCCGGTGAAGCAAGTGGGTACGTCAGCGAGAGGAAGAAATATACTGGACTGGGTATCGGACAATCAACAAAAGATAGGCAGCCAATCGCCGTCGGCTCGGCTGTTGTTTCGGCTACTTTTACTGCCACGTAGCACCgcgtttttctctctctccgGCGTTTACCAGTCCAATTCAGTCCATCTTTCaacccttttcttcttcttcttcttctcatttctctctctctatcccCTCTTTTTCCCAGCTTCCCTTCCTCAAACTTGGAGGCTAATTCCATTTCCAACGATTcagagttttctttttcccttttgaaTTTGTTAATTTCGTTTGTGGAGTGGTGATTTCATCTGGGGATTCGTCTTCTTGCCGTTGCTGGTGGGACAGTGTTTAATGGGCTTGAGTTTCGATGCATCGCCTGCCTCAGTTTTTCTCTCCTAGGAAGAAAGGAAAACCCATGGATCCGAGGAAAATCGCAGGGAAACCCAAGCTTGGTCGACTTAATGCGGCTAAGAACATTGACTATGATGCTGCTTCCTCGTCTTCTTCGCTTGATGATTCTTCTGGGTCTCTCTATACTCGCTCCATGGAGACCCCCGATCCCTCTAGTTTTCGGATTAAAGGGCTTGACGGTGAAGTTGATCTCATATGTCGGACTTTAGGGTTAGATGGCCCTGATGACTTTGCTATTCCCATGGAGGCTTGGGAGGCTAGAAAGGTTCGTTCATCTTCCGAGCTTCTACCGAGGTCGAGGATGTATCCTATGGACAGTTCCCCGAAGACCGAGGAAATTAATAAGGataaggaagataaagaaattcAAGATGAATTGTGTCGGAGGGTTAAGGATTCAGTTCGAATTAGCGTCGAGCTGTCCACGCCTAAGACCGAATTTGCAGAGTTGAATGAACGCCGGATGGCTACTGCTACTGGATGTAGTTCGAGAAGTGGAATCAATGGTGCTCGACCTCCTTTACTCAAGCCGCCGCCGTCCATGCGGCTTCCTAATTTAGATAATACTTGCTCCACTTGGGacattttgaaaagttttgCTCCATTAGTTGATGATGAACATCAGGAGGAAGTAGGAGAACGAGTGGAACCTTTAGTTGATCGAGAAGGAGAAGGAAATATTGTAAGGCCCGTGGAGAATGCATTGCTCATTGGGTCTTGGGGTTCCTTCACGACCTCGAATGACGATGATTCTTCGAGCAGTACTACGGAGCCTGCAAATATTTCACCCAATATGAGAGGTAATCCCATTATCACATCCTGGGTGGTAGGCAGGCTTCTTGGGCGCGGTTCATTTGGATCAGTATACGAAGCAATTTCACAGTATGTAGTGTTTCTCCTACCTTATTTTCCCTGGCAACTTTTGTTTACTATGGAGTCCTTGTAGATAGGAGGGACTCGTCGCACGATTGATATGACTCTGGCATTTCTGAACTGGGAATTATCCGGTGGCTGATCTGATATTCTTTTTTTGATAGGAAGGGACTTATCCTAAACCCCGCCTCAATTTTTGATTACTCGGACAATTCATCTGATTTTGTTTCACTTTTGTAGGGATGGGACATTTTTTGCATTGAAAGAAGTTTCACTGCTCGATGAAGATAGTCAGGGAAGACAAAGTATCTATCAACTTCAGCAGGTGATTTACACTTGTTCATgacaatatttttgttttgctGTGAAGTTTAGGTTCTGTTTGATAACAACTTTGTCTTCTATTTTCATCATTGTTAAGTTAAGTTAACATTTGTATtggaaaataagtttaaaaactacattttttttagttttggaaaatttgttttttgttttggaagTGGACTAAGAATTCAAACCTTTCTTTAATAAAGGTGAAAGTTGCACTAGAGAAATAGTGAGTAATCAAGCGTTAATTCTGAAGcagaaaactaaaaacgaaatcGTTATCAAATGGGGCTTTATTTGTTATGATTTGAAATTGTGATCAATCTTCTGAGTGAAGCCTTGATGATCTTATTCTTTACTTGCTTTTCTCACATCttcatttgatttttcttcCAGGAGATTGCACTTCTAAGTGAGTTTGAGCATGAGAACATAGTTCAGTACTATGGCACACATTCGGTATTGGCCTTCTTGATCCTCAAGAATTGAAGTTTTTAGGCATTTATATCTTCTTTTCATGGTTCGAAAAAAATGTGcttaattattttagttaaattaaatctatCTTTATAACCCTCTATGAAGACTAAAGAATCTTGGTTGTAGTCTTTTAGCATATTCTtcatttgaaatgaaatctatTTCCTCCAATTCTGATCTTTCTCCATTGTCTTTCATAACCTGATACATTTTTAATTACAGTTGAGTATACACAAAGGATATGGAATGTTCAAATCAATGTTAGTTTCCCCTGGAATCACAAACAAATTCGAAGCTTTGCCTGAATTGTTATTTGCACCATGATGcttatgtttttttgttttccttttcacCATGATTTCCCCCTTCTCTTTGCATCTTCTTTGGCCATGATATTAAGCTTATGATCTCCTATGAGTTTTATATGCTTCAGAAAGCCTCATGTAATTCTATGTAATTTATCTTCTGGTGCTTGAAGTTTAGTTTCTACAATTTTTTACAAACTTGTCTGAAGTCAATTAATTCAATACAATGTTTTTGGTTGACATAAAACTTACCTTTAACTGTATGATATATGCTTTTCAACGAACCTGAGTACACACATGAAACATAACAGCATGAAAGTCGAAATTTGGAAAGTTACTTGCATATCATGAACCAAATATCAACATACAAGTTTTACCTTGATGGCTACTTCATTGTTTAATGCCTTTTTTCTGCCAGCATGTGTAAAGTGGTTTGTTTTACTAACATGACATGCCAATTGCCCGACCTTGTGCTATTTTAATTTTCCATCGTTTTTTGGAAGTGTGTTGGTAGGTGCACTGATGGGTGTTTGGAACGTGTGTTGTTATCACCGAAAAATGAAATCACATGTTGGGGCACACATTATCTAATCAACTTTCCTGCTCTCTTTTAGAATTGAACTTTAAATCAAGCCATACCACGGATCCTTGCATGGCTATCTAAATTTttcattcatcaattttagctaaTGGAGCAATAAAAATTACTGTAGTTTACGCTCTTTGGGCTACTTAACCagtaaaattttcatatatttaatagttaatagtttatttgattattatttgCAGGATGGGTCAAAACTCTATATCTTCCTCGAGCTTGTATCTCAAGGCTCCCTTATGAGTCTATATCAGAGGACAAGCCTTATGGACTCCATTGTTTCTGCTTACACAAGGCAGATTCTGTCTGGTTTAAAGTATCTTCATGAGCGAAATGTGGTTCACAGGTATACAAATGAAtctaatatgtaattgtttatgAATTATGCTTGTGAATGAAGTTGTTCGACATCTTATCCTATTTACCACTTACCAATACTGGTCACATTTATAtgcattttttaataatttattttggttCAGTACTCATATCATTGTATCTTAATATGATAGTAGCCTGAGACTTCTATGAATCAGTCTGTATTCATTGTGTTCATATTTAATACCGTTGCTGTGGATAGGGAGGAAGGGGGAAAGAATCTTCTCAGTTGTCAAGTCCATGCTACTTTTTCTTGGTTTCCTAGTGAAAGTAGAAAACCTTTCACCATTTCTTGCACCCTCTGATTCTTAGCGTTATTTGATCTTCACTTGATCATATTGGAAGAAGCTAAAGTCAATCCTCCAACAGTTTAAATTCCTTCTGGAATATATTTAACTCAACAGTGTTCTTAACATCTTTGTGTAGCtactattttaaaattgtttttggaaatttaattgTCTGTAAAACAGCATAACATAACTGCCTTTATCCATTAATGttcttaccttttttttttttaaaataaaaaatcaaaacagtTTCTTAATCCTCATATAGGATGAAATCGAACATTTTTGGGGGAAATTAGGGGTGTTGTGAGAGAATAACATTGGCCCACTTATGGCCTTATGGGGTAATTTTTAATGATTCTTTGTAATTATGACACCAAACGTATTTTGACcaattgggtttttttttttttttttttttggtaaccCTAAAGTCCTGTGGGGATATCTCATCCCCCTATATCATATTCtcagttattaaaaaaaatacgatGATTCTTAAAGCATATGCAACAAATATACGATGCCCTCTATTAAAAAATCTGTAAAATTCTTGATTAGATTATATTTAGAATTCCTCTGTTCATATACATCTTAAAAcatcatatttaattatttcaaatgaggTTTTTTCTTTCCGCTTTTctttctaaatattttaattttttattgaggAAAACATCATATTTATTGCTCTAACTCTTGCTTTTCTCCCACGTGCACCTTTCCTCCTCCCTTTCCCTCctcttaatatatatttattttcttcttttttatttttattatttttttttgacataAAGGGATATCAAATGCGCTAATATATTGGTGGACGTGAATGGATCTGTGAAGCTTGCAGATTTTGGTTTGGCGAAGGTTTCTCCCGAATTCATTTTATCATATTTGTTTTTGGCCTTGTTTTTGTGACTTAAAATCATTGTTTTTATACTTTTCAGGCAACAAAATTGAACGATGTTAAATCTTGTAAGGGAACTGCGTATTGGATGGCACCTGAGGTTTGCCTTCTTCCTTAAAgtcaagaaaatgaattaagtaTATAGTTTTGTAGTttatttgaaaaacattttgttAGATATCCAAACACAAGAAATATAACGAAAGAACAAAGATAGTACTACAatgaagaaattacaatatCAATAGCCTTATGAGAAGGCTAAGTTTCTTTCCTACAATCAACCTATTATGGACTGACTTGTCAAAATTTGACCTCTCACGAACCAACCTTTATTTATAATCAAGGCGCCTTAGCCAATTACCACTATATACTCTTACTAATATCCTACTAATATTCTCGAACATATGTTCTAGTACTCACGCATTTCTCACCTGTCAACACTGTGATTTGTGCAGGTGGTTAATGGGAAGGGTCAAGGATATGGTCTTCCGGCAGATATCTGGAGCCTTGGGTGCACAGTATTGGAAATGTTAACTCGAAAGCTTCCATATTCAGAACTCGAATCTGTACGTGCTACCTTTATTCTCCTTCGTTTACAAACTTTGCTTTTGCTGTTTGTTGGATTTTCTAAGCTCACAGCTTGAATTGAAACTGAGATAATACAAGCTTAATGGTTTGAAGGTGTTCAAAAACTTGCCACGCTCAGCTTTCTATTGTCCATGAGTGATTTTCAAACTATTCTTGTATGTTACGATAGGAGACAGGATaaccattatttttatttaaggtTCTAAAACTGCTTTCCTTTGAATTCCAGCATATGCAGGCATTATTTAGGATCGGAAAAGGCAAAGCGCCTGCAGTTCCCGAGTCTCTTCCAAAAGATGCACAGGATTTCATTCTGCAGTGCCTACAAGTTAATCCAAAGGACCGTCCTACTGCTGCCGATCTTTTAAATCACTCGTTTGTTAAAAGACCAGTTTCCAGTTTATCAGGGTCGGCATCTCCTTACAACAGGCCAGGCAGAAGGATCTAAACTGTCAAGAGTTGAATTTACAAGGTAGCATTTCTGACTTCATTCGACACTAAAAATTACCATATTTGCATACATATTATTTGTTCTCTATTTCGTTTGACTTGACACATATGTTATATTCCCAATTCTCCCAGATTCTGTTGCTGAAAATAGCCATATATGTTCATGTCTCCTTTAGTTGAATGGCTTGCTGAGGAATCAGGATCCGGTTCTGGTTCTTTGCACAATCTCGGCAGTAAAAGCTCGACTCGAGACATTTTTTCTGTAATTATTGGAATTCAAGAGTAGATCTTGATCTATGCTACAAAGGAGGGGAGCTAGTTTATCTGCCATTGATGCAAGAACAGTAAAATGGAAGTGCTTCTAGTTATTGTTAGTTAGTTTCCTCGTTAAGAACAGAGAACAAGAAGAATGTAATTTTGATGATTCAGCTTATGATTGTTTATTTATGTGGTTTCGTTAATTTGCTTAGCTACTTGCCTGATTTAGGCTAAGGTGTGTTGTAACTGTACAAAAGAAGGAACATTTACACTACttgtaaaaattataatatatatatatatatatatatatatataaggcagttcttttctttctttctttataaaaatttatttatgtgCTGTCCATTCCTCAAACTTTGAACTTTTTcctagtttttaattttgttctaTCAGGTTTGATCATCTTGTATTGCGACTTGAATTTTGGTCAAAGTTGGACTTTCAAATTCGTTTTCTCATTTACTTAGGAAATTTTGAATGTTGCATCGCTTTTcatctttaatatttaatatttcgatttataaagttttattattattattattagaataCTGAGAATTTAGATTTTCATCAGCTTATTAAAGTGGTTACGATCATGCTTAAACCAACCAGAtagattggaaaaaaaaaaactatgttgAAAGATCAATAAAGATCAAttatttttagttcaataattatGGGAGGTCTAATTCTCTAAATTATTAGTTGATGCTATATGACTTAACTAGCTGAGTACACTCATTTTGATGAGTCTAAGAAACTCACCACTAAGTTTGCTCAAACAAGGGACAAGCTAGGGTAGGATAATGAAGCAACCATATTGATGAACTCTCTTCATGAGAGCTATAAAGATGTGAAGGCAGCATTGAAATATGGAAGagattcaaattttgtttataatGTAATCACAACCTTGAGAAGTAAAGAACTAAAGTTGAAGGCTGAAATAAGGGTAATGATTTTAACTAACAAAAGTAATTCAACATAGATATATAAAACTAGTAATGAAGTATAGGTCAAAGATTTCACAGCTTGGTTTGCAAGCATGTAAAGTTcgaactgttggggttgatgctctaaatcttgtagggtcctataatttgtaactgttttgaacaaactcattgtttatttaataaaatatatgatattttattccatattttaattgcattaatcacaaactaataaactaacatccaatgtcatcttgtagcttaaacatatatggagagacatacgggtggatcatgtttagtGATAACctaatggtctatagtagatggataagattgggtaccttatcctggtgacactacgattatggcccgctttgtaggtgttacaattgttgtaaagtgttacaaatgatctaatcttgatctttcatgtatagacatgtgagctgggatattctatacaaaggagtttatataagactggaccacgaaatatttagtctcattatataacatcgttcataatagagacttacatttcaacaagatgaccataggtaacatgacctgaatcctgagtgagttgtgaactcctatctatgagggcggtcctttgatttgtgtgggtgagagtggtcagatcgtcgactcaataagtctaccattttggggattcgtctgattgaggagctgggaacacagctacacaaaaagaaattcactctttcctcgaggttggggtaagtagataaattgctcccttaagggttgattctggggcttgaacaatgtggcgccacatactctcttggcccgaaaggggtttagtcatagttggactataatctattgttcattagagggatcaatggtacttaaggagttagatgtaactataggggtaaaatggtaattttggcccaactatacttacgagcaatttgtgaagggtcatcgtattattgattggttatatccaatggacacagaaatatatctgtagtgcgaagagtgcagtagTCGGTCTTTATTAGAGTAcccggcagttaatggatggtgaataatttaattaaagagtttgattaattattcatgcaccgttgaagcttcaagctacaggtccattaggtcctttggtagctcaataagattaaatgagaattaatttttggattaacttgaattgttcaaattaattgaaggatttaattatatatgatataattaagttattttaattatatgtgatataaatattataatgtatctgatacattatagcatttgtgagaggaaataaatatttgaataagattcaaatattaactatatgaattggattcataattgttaaatttaatataaatgtgatttatattaaatgttaagtaagaaagaaaagaaactataggttatattgtatatgatacaatatttatactataggttataagttatattcgatataacttgtagtttaatataaatattatgataattagttatcatatttatatatattaactatttattttatataaattaatttatttgaattaagGAGGGAAATcctcttttttctctccacctaCGTAAGTGGATGGTTCTTGATATATTTGGCATTTTTGAAAGGAAGTTTCTTCTTCTGCTTCACGAGAGAAAAAGTTgatggggttgatgccctaaatctcatagggttatgtagtttgtaaacatttgtatgaataaacagttttgtgatttataatatgagatattttattcactccagtctatgaaatatgagatattttaattgctttaaccataaaccaataaactaagatccctggttattgttgtaacctaagcatgtatgtggctacatacaagtagatcgtgctttaagtgataacctaaatggtctgtagtatatggataaaggagggaaaccttatcctggtgacactactgttgggattggtgtcttaattctctcggagtctcgttgttttgtaaagatacacattgtttaatgaataaaataagtattatttaattctaccatttactcatatccaataaacaaagcttcttggttatcttatatgaacttaagcatgtatatgtgatatacaagtggatcatgccttaattgataacctaaataagtatgtagtataagaattaaggtgggatacctgatcctggtgacactacggatacgacatgctttgtagaggtttgcaagtgttgtaaactactacagatggtagatcctgaccatccatgtggagacgtgcgagtgggagtgtcctatataaagagcttgtataagacttggatcacgagatgattagactctatgtataacgccgttgatactagagacttacatctcacctaaacgaccataggtgatatgacctcaatcctgagtgttttgggaacttctgcctttgagggtggtcctttgattagtatgggtgagagcggccaaattgccaactcaacatgcctacctttttagggacttgtctgatctgggagctgggaactaaaTCCACAAGattggaattcactccttttctgaagtagggataagtagagagatttctcccttaagggctgatttcggggcttgaacatagtgaccacaacttctctttggaagagaagacttagtcatagtaggactatgacttatgttcattagagagatcagttgtacttaaggagacagatgtaactacaagggcataacagttattggcccagctgtacttacaagcgatctgtgaagggttgtcgctctgctgattggttaagatggacacataatatatctgtggtaaggagagttcaactgtcggtctttagtagagtacctggcagttaacggatggtggatcccgtgactaagaagtttagtcagttattcacgtaccgttggagcttcgagctacaggtccatgaggtcctcttagtagttcaatggattcagttgaggatcagttcttggtgttgatttgaaatgtttaaattgacaagagatattttgattatatatgatataatcggtatgatgtataagatacatttagtggaggattaatgtaaatctgagatttacattaagtaccatggaatagaaaaagaactatggtttatatgtttcatgaaatgaaatattaaaactataggttataaatacagtatgataagttggttatcatttatatttataataatattaattattggataattaattacttctctttaataaccaaaagagtgggtggttattggattcatggtaaccgtgagtttaaaaggaaagtggttttcctATTCTAAAAAGGAGTTTTATAAACgctaaaaagttttttgagttttctctctcgcgcaaaagaaactcacggggtcgtcaagtaaatacagatttactaaacgacggctaggtgagctaaacgatcgtgcagtggagaactaaacgatcgtgaagtatttaataaataatcgcatagttttgctagtcgatcgcttgcccaaagtaaacgatcgtgtagtgtctgtaggcgacaaacTGGGCTAAGTAatgaactaaacgatcgaatagcttttgctagacgatcgcttagctttatctaaacgattgggtatcgacctatacgataggtctccgccatcttctatttgcccagtcgtgtacgcaaTCAATATTTCCTCCTTTGTTCTACCTCATACTaagtctgaacagagcccaccctttggattctcacatcgagaataccaaggtcgccttgttggtggtgtcagactcaacttgacaccatcgaggttctgtggaggctgttcgtggtgctgtggaggacGTTCAGGTTGTCgaagagttcgtgaccgaggcgatcgttgaggatgagctcgaagtgttcatgctgtgttgcggtcgtgtagatcgagcgttcgaggttgctgattGTTCAAGCGGTCACGCAAcgaagcgtggagacgcatctgcAAATGTTCGTAGGGTTCTCCCTTTCTACATTTGTAGTtttacatgctgtaatttctctgttaattgcataaccatttgtattcaagtcgactgtaaatgttatgttcatttatgattgtaatttagaataatctttctttcaCTGCTCATAGAAATCGCGAATCCGATTTTCTTCAACTACGAGTGTGTcctgctttatagatgttacaagtgttgtaaagtgctacaaatgatttgatcctgaccattcatgtattagacatgcaagtggggatCTCTATATagaggagtttgtataagacctaacaacaaaatgtttagtctcgttatataacgtcgttcatgacagagactttcaattcactaggatgaccatagataacatgaccttaatcctgagtgagttggaaacttttgcctatgagggcggtcctttgatttgcatgggtgcgagtggctagatcgccgactcaaacctaccactttggggattcgtctgattggggagctgggcactcagctaca
Proteins encoded:
- the LOC120067062 gene encoding mitogen-activated protein kinase kinase kinase 1-like: MHRLPQFFSPRKKGKPMDPRKIAGKPKLGRLNAAKNIDYDAASSSSSLDDSSGSLYTRSMETPDPSSFRIKGLDGEVDLICRTLGLDGPDDFAIPMEAWEARKVRSSSELLPRSRMYPMDSSPKTEEINKDKEDKEIQDELCRRVKDSVRISVELSTPKTEFAELNERRMATATGCSSRSGINGARPPLLKPPPSMRLPNLDNTCSTWDILKSFAPLVDDEHQEEVGERVEPLVDREGEGNIVRPVENALLIGSWGSFTTSNDDDSSSSTTEPANISPNMRGNPIITSWVVGRLLGRGSFGSVYEAISQDGTFFALKEVSLLDEDSQGRQSIYQLQQEIALLSEFEHENIVQYYGTHSDGSKLYIFLELVSQGSLMSLYQRTSLMDSIVSAYTRQILSGLKYLHERNVVHRDIKCANILVDVNGSVKLADFGLAKATKLNDVKSCKGTAYWMAPEVVNGKGQGYGLPADIWSLGCTVLEMLTRKLPYSELESHMQALFRIGKGKAPAVPESLPKDAQDFILQCLQVNPKDRPTAADLLNHSFVKRPVSSLSGSASPYNRPGRRI